Below is a window of Candidatus Atribacteria bacterium DNA.
ACTATTAATTTTTCTGTTAACTTTCTTGTTGATTCTAAGTTCAGTGTGTTTTATTTTTGCCGCACAAAAAGAAGTGGTTGTATTATCGATTAATGACTTTCACGGAAGTCTCGCTCCTGGCGGGAAAAATGTCGGGGCAGCAAAACTTGCCGACGCTTTAAAGGTAGAAAAAGCAAAAAACCCTGAAGGTACAATTATTGTATCAGCTGGAGATAATTATCAGGGGAGTGCAATGTCCAACCTTTTGTATGGTGAGCCAGTTTCTGCAGTTTTCAAAGAAATAGGTGTAGAATTATCGGCAGTTGGTAATCATGAATTTGATTGGGGGATTGATAGGATTTCTACATGGGCAGAAGATGGTGGATTAACTTTTGTTTGTGCTAATATATATGATAAGCGGACTAATCAGCCGGTCGGATGGGCAGAACCTTATGTCATTCTCGATAAAACTGGAATAAAAGTTGGATTCATTGGTTTGGCTACTCCAGAGACCGCTTATAAGACCCTGAAGGCAAATGTAGAAAATTATGATTTTAAAGATCCTGTGCCAACTCTAATCGATTGGGTGCCAAAAGTAAAAGCGGCAGGAGCAGATTTGATTATCGCTTTAACTCATTTGGGTGCTTTTCAGGATAAAGAAGGAAAAGTTACTGGTGAAGCTGTAGATTTATTTCAGGTAGATGGAGTAGATGCAGTCATATCAGCTCATACCCATCAAAGGATTAGTGGTCTGGTTGATAGCAAACCTCTGGTGCAGGCTTACTATAACGGCCGGACAATTGCGAAAATGACTTTCCTTTTTGATGAAAATAATAAGCTAGTTAGCGCAGAGCCCGTATTAGATAATCTCTATGAGAGACCTGACACCCTTAAGGATGATGCGAATACTTTGGCAATATACCAGAAATACGAAGAAGAATTAAGCCCTGTTTTAGGAAAAGTATTAGGAAAAACTACAGTAGAATTAGACCATGATAGATATGCAGGACCATCTTTGTTGGGTGAATGGGCTTGTGAGGTAATGAAAGACGCGGCAGGAGTCCAGATTGCCATGACTAATGGTGGCGGACTCAGAGTTCCTATTCCGGCAGGAGATATTACTGCGGGGATACTATATGAAGTAATGCCTTTTGATAATACTTTATATACTATGAAGTTATCCGGTGCAGATATAAAGGCGAACATTGAACATGGTATTATGAATGAGGATATTGGCTGGGTGCAAATTGCCGGAGTAAGGGTAACCTATAACTCCCAAGCGGAAGCAGGTAGCAGAATTACCAGTATGGAATTAGCAGACGGTACTCCAGTTGAAATGGATAAATATTATACTGTGGTTACTAATGACTTTATGTTTACCGGTGGAGATAATTATAACTTTACAAATGCAAAAGATGGATTGGATACCTTCATTCCCATAAGGGATGCTCTAATGGAGGCAGTAGAAAAAGCAGGAATTATATCACTAGTTAAACAAAATTGGTTATCCGAAGAAAAAGCCGGGAAACTTTATGTAGTGGAAGCCGGAGATTCTGTGTGGGAAATTGCCCAGAAATTCGGAACAACAGTAGAGAAAATTGTTGATCTTAATGAGTTAAGTAACTCGAGACTTATCAGGCCTGGTCAGGAACTGATCATACCTACCGATTAGTAGTTAAGTAGTTAAAAAATTAAAAAGGGGATGACATGCTAAAATGTTATCCCCTTTTTAATACTATTTGATAAAAGTGGATATAAACGTAGAGAGTATTGAAAAAATATTTGTGTTTTAATAAATTTAGTGCTAAACTTTTTATGGCATTCTGATATTATTAACTAAATACTTTCAAAATTGTAGATAAAATAACTATTTTTACGATAAAAATTGAATTTATATTTGCTGATAAGGAGAATATTACAATATTGATACACACGCCTCTCAAGACGTTGTGCTTACCAAAAGATGTTTTCATCTGTCCCGGCTTATCGGGATTTTTTCCACATTCCCATTTATACATAGGATGGGTTTCCGCTAAATTGAACATTTATAAATTTCCATTTTTTGATGAACTATTTAGGAAAAAATATATGTCAGGTTCTTATCAATCATTCTGAAACAATTAATCATCATGGTAAAAAAATGAATAATAGATATTAAGGTCAGTATAAATTAACATAGAAAATGATATTTTAGTTAAATTACCCTATGCTCGACATAGCTCAACAGTCAAAATAAAAATTAATGGAGAGGGGGGGCTGAACAAATAATAAAATTATAAGATTTTCAGAAAGTAAAATAGTTAGTCGAAAAGATTCATATTTAATGAGATTTATAATTTAATAGGAAGGAGAAAAGAAATGAGAAAAAGTTTATTTGTTTTAACCTTGGCTGTACTTATAATTGCTATTGGTGGTGCAGCTCTTGCGCAGGATGTAATTAAACTTGGAATTGCTGAACCAATGACCGGGGCTATGGCAGTAGGCGGAGAGCTTTGTATGCGAGGTTATGAACTTGCCCATGAGCAAAAACCTGAAGTATTAGGAAAGAAAGTAGAATTAATTCTTGTTGATAATAAAAGTGATAAGGTTGAGGCCGCAAATGCGGTTTCGAGGCTTATTGAAAGAGATGGTGTAGTAGGAGTGTTTGTTAGTTATGGCAGCGGTATGGCCATTCCGGGCGGTGAAGTTGCCAATAAAGCAGGAATTCCTTTGCTTTCTGGCACAGCAACAAACCCATTGGTTACCCAGGGCAAAGATTTTGTTTTCCGTACTTGCTTTATTGATCCATTTCAGGGAGAGGTCATGGCTCGCTATACTTTTGAAAATTTGGGAATCAAAAAAGCAGCACTTTTGGTAGATATT
It encodes the following:
- a CDS encoding LysM peptidoglycan-binding domain-containing protein; the encoded protein is MLRFKINKGLLIFLLTFLLILSSVCFIFAAQKEVVVLSINDFHGSLAPGGKNVGAAKLADALKVEKAKNPEGTIIVSAGDNYQGSAMSNLLYGEPVSAVFKEIGVELSAVGNHEFDWGIDRISTWAEDGGLTFVCANIYDKRTNQPVGWAEPYVILDKTGIKVGFIGLATPETAYKTLKANVENYDFKDPVPTLIDWVPKVKAAGADLIIALTHLGAFQDKEGKVTGEAVDLFQVDGVDAVISAHTHQRISGLVDSKPLVQAYYNGRTIAKMTFLFDENNKLVSAEPVLDNLYERPDTLKDDANTLAIYQKYEEELSPVLGKVLGKTTVELDHDRYAGPSLLGEWACEVMKDAAGVQIAMTNGGGLRVPIPAGDITAGILYEVMPFDNTLYTMKLSGADIKANIEHGIMNEDIGWVQIAGVRVTYNSQAEAGSRITSMELADGTPVEMDKYYTVVTNDFMFTGGDNYNFTNAKDGLDTFIPIRDALMEAVEKAGIISLVKQNWLSEEKAGKLYVVEAGDSVWEIAQKFGTTVEKIVDLNELSNSRLIRPGQELIIPTD